One Streptococcus sp. S1 DNA window includes the following coding sequences:
- a CDS encoding MazG-like family protein — protein sequence MELEHELVTLTKKWFIDRDLEHGGRLDKQALKLSEEFGELCAGYLKQNEKLTKDSIGDCAVVIVGLALLIKDDVHAIFEESDNIRRKDAMECFKLLNANISEFQLSQDLASKEMCRHNLVRAVAYLKSISKELDYDFADCFEIAYNEIKDRKGKWIDGTFVKE from the coding sequence ATGGAATTAGAACACGAATTAGTAACGTTAACTAAGAAATGGTTTATTGACCGTGACCTCGAACACGGTGGACGATTAGACAAGCAGGCTCTTAAATTGAGTGAGGAATTCGGTGAATTGTGTGCTGGGTATCTTAAGCAGAATGAGAAGTTAACTAAAGATAGTATCGGTGATTGTGCAGTTGTGATTGTAGGATTGGCATTATTAATTAAAGACGATGTACACGCTATCTTTGAGGAATCTGACAACATCAGACGCAAGGACGCAATGGAATGTTTTAAATTGCTAAATGCAAATATTTCTGAATTCCAATTGTCGCAGGATTTGGCAAGCAAGGAAATGTGCAGACACAATCTAGTGCGTGCAGTGGCTTATCTTAAATCAATTAGTAAGGAACTTGACTACGACTTTGCAGATTGCTTTGAGATCGCCTATAACGAAATCAAGGATCGTAAGGGTAAATGGATTGATGGAACGTTTGTGAAAGAATAG
- a CDS encoding ORF6C domain-containing protein, translated as MNEIAMAQTELTVEDTMIHALQELKKLKEGQSVLSADVDYLKNEQPVNPSICLALEKMRKQKVVELLGGKDSQAYKDRKFAQSVFSQAAKDFKEYFRIPRYDLLKRKDEEQAFDYWGSWEPSANTKLEIKNRNGQMSLVG; from the coding sequence ATGAACGAAATCGCTATGGCACAAACAGAATTAACAGTAGAAGATACAATGATCCACGCTTTGCAGGAGTTGAAAAAGCTGAAAGAAGGTCAATCCGTTCTATCAGCAGATGTGGATTATTTAAAAAATGAGCAACCAGTAAATCCATCCATTTGCTTGGCGCTTGAAAAGATGCGAAAACAAAAAGTAGTTGAATTACTTGGCGGTAAAGACAGTCAAGCGTACAAAGATCGCAAGTTTGCGCAGTCGGTATTCTCTCAGGCAGCTAAAGACTTCAAAGAATACTTCCGAATCCCACGCTATGACTTGCTGAAACGCAAAGATGAAGAACAAGCATTTGACTATTGGGGAAGCTGGGAACCATCAGCCAACACTAAATTGGAAATCAAAAACCGCAATGGCCAAATGAGTTTAGTTGGTTGA
- a CDS encoding siphovirus Gp157 family protein, whose translation MSTLYELTGQYLEIYNLDMDDETKQDTLDSIDWNEDYENKVEGYIKVIKNLDADIEARKNEMDRLKKLNDADKAKKDRMKTTLEESMELTGHDRVDTPLFKVSFRRSKAVEVDMVLLPDEYKKVEYKADKTALKRLLTDGQEIAGATLVENKNLSIR comes from the coding sequence ATGAGTACACTATACGAACTGACGGGCCAATATCTGGAAATCTACAATCTGGATATGGACGATGAAACCAAGCAGGACACACTGGACAGCATCGACTGGAACGAGGACTACGAGAATAAGGTAGAGGGATATATCAAAGTCATTAAGAACCTTGATGCAGATATCGAAGCCCGAAAAAACGAAATGGACCGCTTGAAGAAGTTGAACGATGCGGACAAGGCCAAGAAGGACCGAATGAAAACGACCCTTGAAGAAAGCATGGAACTAACGGGACACGACCGAGTAGACACACCCTTGTTTAAGGTGTCATTTAGACGATCTAAGGCCGTTGAAGTTGACATGGTATTGTTGCCAGACGAGTACAAAAAAGTCGAATACAAGGCCGATAAGACGGCTTTAAAACGACTTTTGACAGACGGGCAAGAAATTGCTGGAGCAACCTTGGTAGAAAACAAGAATTTGAGTATCAGATAG
- a CDS encoding phage replisome organizer N-terminal domain-containing protein: MAANRRYYWLQLKEDFFKSKEMKLMRKLPGGEELTIIYLKIMLASLPDEGKIYFEGLAEDLAEELALLIDEDTEAVRMALMFLSKKNLLTTNDNYQFTLEQVPEMIGSETASTRRSRKYREGQKALQCNTDATKRNGDIEIDIDIEKDIELDLDQEQKNAVGGENLVFKKLKEAFGEMSVNGTMVEEVERLLKQYGQELVVLALNETILNAGKSLRYTMSILQRWDGQGLRTAEQIRLADEEYERKKSNKTQSDPYGNIPSWSNLRPENQKEPEPEMSDEEYERRLKEFLASE, translated from the coding sequence ATGGCAGCAAATAGACGGTATTACTGGTTACAACTCAAAGAAGACTTCTTCAAATCAAAGGAAATGAAGCTGATGCGGAAATTGCCTGGGGGCGAAGAGTTGACCATTATTTATCTGAAAATCATGCTGGCCAGTCTACCAGACGAAGGGAAAATCTATTTCGAGGGTTTAGCTGAAGATTTAGCTGAAGAACTAGCGTTACTGATTGATGAAGATACTGAAGCAGTCAGAATGGCGCTCATGTTTTTATCAAAAAAAAATCTACTGACTACAAACGATAATTATCAATTCACTTTGGAGCAAGTTCCGGAGATGATAGGTAGCGAAACAGCAAGCACCCGTAGGTCTCGCAAGTATCGGGAGGGTCAAAAAGCGTTGCAATGCAACACCGATGCAACAAAACGCAACGGAGATATAGAGATAGATATAGATATAGAGAAAGATATAGAGCTAGACCTAGACCAAGAACAAAAAAATGCTGTTGGTGGTGAAAATTTAGTTTTTAAAAAATTAAAGGAAGCCTTTGGAGAAATGAGTGTGAATGGCACTATGGTCGAAGAGGTTGAAAGACTACTTAAACAGTACGGACAAGAACTTGTGGTTTTAGCTTTAAACGAAACGATCCTAAATGCAGGTAAGTCTCTTAGATATACTATGTCAATTCTCCAGCGCTGGGACGGACAAGGATTGAGAACGGCTGAACAGATTAGGTTAGCTGACGAAGAGTACGAACGGAAGAAGTCCAACAAAACTCAAAGTGATCCTTACGGAAATATTCCTTCTTGGTCCAATTTAAGGCCAGAGAATCAGAAAGAGCCAGAACCCGAAATGTCTGACGAAGAATATGAAAGACGGTTGAAGGAGTTTTTAGCCAGTGAATAA
- the ssb gene encoding single-stranded DNA-binding protein has protein sequence MLNSICLVGRLTKNAELRYTPQNQAVATFSLAVNRNFKSQNGEREADFINCVIWRQQAENLANWAKKGALIGITGRIQTRSYENQQGQRVYVTEVVADSFQLLESRKEREGGQSQGYSQPDFSRQAPMNANPMDISDDDLPF, from the coding sequence ATGCTGAACTCTATCTGCCTTGTTGGAAGGCTCACAAAAAACGCAGAACTACGATACACCCCTCAAAATCAAGCAGTAGCAACTTTTAGCCTAGCTGTCAATCGTAATTTTAAAAGCCAGAACGGAGAGCGTGAAGCAGATTTTATTAACTGCGTGATCTGGCGACAGCAAGCAGAAAATCTTGCCAACTGGGCCAAAAAAGGAGCTTTGATTGGGATTACAGGACGGATCCAGACGCGAAGCTACGAGAACCAGCAAGGCCAGCGGGTATATGTCACGGAAGTAGTCGCGGATAGCTTCCAGTTATTGGAAAGTCGCAAAGAACGTGAGGGTGGGCAGTCGCAAGGCTACAGCCAGCCAGATTTCTCACGGCAGGCACCAATGAACGCAAATCCTATGGACATCTCAGATGATGATCTCCCGTTCTAA
- a CDS encoding NUMOD4 motif-containing HNH endonuclease, giving the protein MLNNVEEWRDISGYEGLYKVSNRGRIKSYHERYKKPRILKTSMTTTGYRKVELAKNKIKKSLKVHRLVAEAFIPNKENKPYVNHLDSNPLNNNVENLEWCTQKENMVHSSIYGNHKSFAWKNKEQVISEYISGKSIKYLAKKYSGTNCTTIIEVLKREKIKRRTYTEQRMKYKYSRKEMVSMFENGLRNVDISRILGIPTALVGTYKYKWKKGEKLC; this is encoded by the coding sequence ATGTTGAACAATGTTGAAGAATGGAGGGACATTTCGGGATACGAGGGTTTGTATAAAGTATCAAACCGTGGGAGGATAAAAAGCTATCATGAAAGATATAAAAAACCTAGAATACTAAAAACATCTATGACGACGACTGGCTATAGAAAAGTAGAGCTTGCAAAGAACAAAATAAAGAAGTCTCTAAAAGTACATAGGCTAGTGGCAGAAGCCTTTATCCCAAACAAAGAAAATAAGCCGTATGTAAATCATTTGGATAGCAACCCTTTAAATAACAATGTCGAAAATTTGGAATGGTGCACACAAAAAGAAAATATGGTTCATTCGTCTATTTATGGAAATCACAAAAGTTTTGCATGGAAAAATAAAGAACAAGTTATTTCTGAATATATTTCGGGCAAATCCATTAAATATCTTGCTAAAAAATATAGTGGGACTAACTGCACAACAATCATCGAAGTTCTAAAAAGAGAAAAAATAAAAAGAAGAACATATACAGAACAACGAATGAAATATAAATATTCTAGAAAAGAGATGGTATCTATGTTTGAAAATGGATTAAGGAATGTAGATATTTCAAGAATTTTAGGGATACCAACAGCATTGGTAGGCACATACAAATACAAATGGAAAAAAGGAGAAAAATTATGCTGA
- a CDS encoding RusA family crossover junction endodeoxyribonuclease → MIELTIPIEPKAQTRPKFGRGGAYEDPKMKAWRGSATYLIKSLYKGEKLQGYLKTEVTFYLKAPQIVSKKPTPKAKAKTWERYERFMSERIYCAKKPDLDNLEKAIYDSISDANCIWWDDNQVVEHTTKKIYSPNPRIEIKIKKI, encoded by the coding sequence ATGATTGAATTAACAATACCTATCGAACCGAAAGCCCAAACCCGCCCAAAATTTGGGCGAGGTGGGGCCTACGAAGATCCAAAAATGAAAGCATGGCGCGGATCAGCTACATACCTTATCAAAAGTTTGTATAAGGGAGAGAAGCTACAAGGCTATCTCAAGACAGAAGTCACATTTTATCTGAAAGCACCTCAAATCGTATCGAAGAAACCAACACCAAAGGCCAAGGCCAAAACATGGGAACGGTATGAACGATTTATGAGCGAGCGAATATACTGTGCCAAGAAGCCAGATTTGGACAATTTGGAAAAAGCAATATATGACAGCATTTCAGACGCTAATTGTATTTGGTGGGACGATAACCAAGTTGTAGAGCATACAACCAAAAAGATTTACTCACCAAATCCACGAATTGAAATCAAAATTAAAAAAATTTAG
- a CDS encoding ERF family protein: MVEKKQSIYEKLANIQNELKAPKNQYNSFGKYNYRNAEDIEEALKPICLKYRATCLISEVTTEELASELITKVTVSLMDWDGDNVITVTGRAREERTKKGMDASQVSGGAQSYATKYALSQMFLIDDSKDADTDADYIQSGRAPQTKKQAPAKKQDEPVISVEEANRYLKEIATIAEAKGIEDGSIAKWFLQHLKVADYKQIKQSQVEQAEMLLGKLKGN; encoded by the coding sequence ATGGTAGAAAAAAAGCAAAGTATCTATGAAAAATTGGCGAATATTCAAAACGAATTAAAAGCACCTAAAAATCAGTATAACTCATTCGGAAAATACAACTATCGCAATGCTGAAGATATTGAAGAAGCGTTGAAGCCTATCTGTTTAAAATATCGTGCAACGTGCTTGATTTCAGAGGTAACGACTGAAGAATTAGCAAGCGAACTTATCACAAAAGTTACTGTTTCACTCATGGATTGGGATGGCGACAACGTGATTACAGTTACCGGACGAGCAAGGGAAGAACGCACAAAAAAAGGTATGGATGCTTCTCAAGTGTCTGGTGGTGCGCAAAGCTATGCTACTAAGTACGCACTCAGTCAAATGTTTTTGATTGACGATAGCAAAGATGCTGACACGGATGCCGATTATATCCAAAGTGGACGAGCACCACAAACGAAAAAACAAGCACCGGCAAAAAAACAAGATGAACCCGTTATTTCAGTAGAGGAAGCTAACCGCTATTTGAAAGAGATAGCTACTATCGCAGAAGCGAAAGGGATAGAAGATGGCTCAATCGCTAAATGGTTTTTGCAACACTTAAAAGTGGCAGACTACAAGCAGATTAAGCAATCACAAGTAGAACAAGCAGAAATGCTATTAGGTAAATTGAAAGGAAATTAA